In a genomic window of Helianthus annuus cultivar XRQ/B chromosome 10, HanXRQr2.0-SUNRISE, whole genome shotgun sequence:
- the LOC110886803 gene encoding uncharacterized protein LOC110886803: MNGELQLQEARAFENPSDSDPLLPNRRNNDDEVVESPSPPPRAAVASSSEINDDADADEDVEGGCIATCRICLECDGEEDDDLISPCMCKGTQQFVHRSCLDHWRSVKEGHAFSHCTTCKAQFHLRVVELEENSWRKIKFRLFVARDVCLVFLAVQTVIGMMGGLAYLADKDGSFRDSFNDSWDRILSRHPIPFYYCIGVLVFFVLLGFFGIILHCSSLNNDPRMAGCQNCCYGWGVLDCFPASMEACFALVIVFVVIFAILGIAYGFLAATMAIQRIWQRHYHILTKRELTQEYVVEDLQGCYTPPKLDPEHVERLKTLKLL, translated from the exons ATGAACGGAGAATTACAGCTACAAGAAGCTAGGGCTTTCGAAAACCCTAGCGATTCCGATCCTCTGCTTCCGAATCGTCGTAacaatgatgatgaagttgttgAATCACCATCACCACCGCCTCGTGCTGCTGTTGCGAGTTCTAGTGAGATAAATGATGATGCAGATGCAGATGAAGATGTTGAAGGTGGTTGTATTGCTACTTGTCGTATTTGTCTTGAATGTGACGGAGAAGAAG ATGATGATCTGATATCTCCATGTATGTGCAAAGGCACCCAACAGTTTGTGCATCGTTCATGCCTTGATCATTGGCGGTCTGTCAAG GAAGGTCATGCGTTTTCACATTGCACAACTTGCAAAGCCCAGTTTCATCTTCGAGTTGTTGAATTAGAAGAAAATTCATGGCGCAAAATAAAATTCAGATTATTCGTTGCAAGAGATGTTTGCCTTGTATTTTTGGCTGTACAAACA GTGATCGGGATGATGGGAGGTCTAGCATATCTTGCTGACAAAGATGGGTCGTTTAGAGATTCGTTTAACGATAGTTGGGACCGTATATTGTCGAGGCACCCTATACCGTTTTACTATTGTATAG GGGTGCTTGTGTTCTTTGTGTTGCTCGGGTTTTTCGGGATCATATTACACTGTTCTTCCTTGAATAACGATCCACGTATGGCTGGCTGCCAAAACTGTTGCTACGGTTGGGGAGTGTTGGACTGTTTTCCGGCATCTATGGAGGCATGTTTTGCTCTGGTTATCGTCTTTGTCGTCATATTTGCGATTCTCGGTATTGCGTACGGCTTTCTTGCCGCCACCATGGCCATTCAGAGAATCTGGCAGAGACATTACCACATCCTTACCAAGAGAGAACTTACACAG GAGTATGTAGTGGAGGATCTTCAAGGGTGTTACACGCCACCAAAACTGGATCCGGAGCATGTGGAGCGCCTCAAGACGCTAAAACTTTTGTAA
- the LOC110886802 gene encoding receptor-like protein 51 translates to MKLSTTTTTILLLLLLYTTTTTTLSPPSTTLDPKQLRALQSLYIPTTHDPCTQPPHNATTCDSATPFRHLLSLRLTNCSDDLSLSTTALSSLSTLTSLTFLDCHTPIVHFPTSLTTNLRSFTSINSLQHLTGVFLSRFSNLTDLTISGDTIKSSGIRIITSNMKSLTTLTLSNTNLTSFIPKHWNPKLTHMDFSNNKLNGTIPTSLTLLETLKFLNLSSNQLTGEIPTSFGDLISLQNLSLSSNSLSGSIPGSISTIPRLTHLDLSSNQFNGTIPRSISEIKSLKYLNLAHNSFHGVMPFNASFITKLDVFKISGNDNLCYNHSTISKTVSKKLKLGIAACDKHGLPILPPPAAEEPESSVDDMSSGDYDDDDDGGNVKKKNGDHDNGPNKVVLGVAIGLSAVVFLIIFLVILSKCGGRCCCCC, encoded by the coding sequence ATGAAACTttccaccaccacaaccaccattctcctcctcctcctcctctacaccaccacaaccaccaccctATCACCACCCTCCACCACCCTTGACCCAAAACAACTTAGAGCCCTCCAATCTTTATACATTCCCACCACCCATGACCCTTGCACCCAACCCCCCCACAACGCCACCACCTGCGACAGCGCCACCCCCTTCCGCCACCTCCTCTCCCTCCGCCTCACCAACTGCTCCGACGACCTCTCTCTCTCCACCACCGCCCTCTCCTCCCTCTCCACCCTCACCTCCCTCACCTTTCTTGACTGCCACACCCCCATTGTCCACTTCCCCACCTCCCTCACCACCAATCTCCGATCTTTCACCTCCATCAACTCCCTCCAACACCTCACCGGAGTCTTCCTCAGCCGCTTCTCCAACCTCACCGACCTCACCATCTCCGGCGACACCATCAAATCCTCCGGCATCCGCATTATAACCTCCAATATGAAATCTTTAACCACTCTAACCCTTTCCAACACTAACCTCACTAGTTTCATCCCCAAACATTGGAATCCAAAGCTTACCCACATGGATTTTTCCAACAATAAGCTCAATGGAACCATACCCACTTCACTAACTCTGTTAGAAACCTTAAAGTTCCTTAATTTATCATCAAATCAGTTAACCGGAGAAATACCCACTTCATTTGGTGACTTGATCTCTCTCCAAAACCTATCTTTATCTTCAAATTCTTTATCCGGGTCAATACCCGGATCCATTTCCACCATTCCAAGATTGACCCATTTGGATCTGAGTTCAAATCAGTTCAATGGGACCATCCCCAGATCCATATCTGAAATCAAGAGTTTGAAGTACTTAAACCTTGCACATAACAGTTTTCATGGAGTTATGCCTTTTAATGCATCATTTATTACTAAGCTAGATGTGTTCAAGATTAGTGGGAATGATAATTTGTGTTATAATCATTCAACTATTTCAAAAACTGTTTCAAAAAAATTGAAACTTGGGATTGCTGCTTGTGATAAACATGGGCTGCCTATCTTGCCACCACCCGCAGCCGAAGAACCGGAGTCTTCGGTTGATGATATGAGCAGTGGTgactatgatgatgatgatgatggtgggaaTGTGAAGAAGAAGAATGGTGATCATGATAATGGGCCAAATAAGGTTGTGCTTGGTGTGGCTATAGGGCTTTCTGCTGTGGTGTTTTTGATTATTTTCTTGGTTATATTGTCTAAATGTGGTGGGAGATGTTGTTGTTGCTGTTAG
- the LOC110886804 gene encoding potassium channel AKT1 — MAEIFDTHVNNKHGVFRVSMCGGTQELEQMSRDGSHSHSQYSLTTAILPSLGARSNRRVKLRNFIISPYDRRYRAWQTYLVVLVLYTAWVSPFEFGYLKRPRRPLSIIDNVVNGFFAIDIFLTFFLAYLDKSSYLLVDDRKKIAWRYIRTGLVFDVISTIPSELVTKLSSGDFQTYGLFNMCRLWRLRRVSSLFARLEKDRNFNYFWVRCAKLIAVTLFAVHCAGCFYYYLAAHYPNPGKTWIGYGNENFEKESLWIRYVTSMYWSITTLTTVGYGDLHAQNRREMIFVICYMLFNLGMTSYLIGNMTNLVVHGTSKTRQFRDTIQAASSFAQRNQLPARLQDQMLAHLCLKFRTDSEGLQQQESLDSLPKAIRSSISHFLFYSLLDKAYLFHGVSNDLLFQLVSEMKAEYFPPKEDVILQNEAPTDFYILVSGAVELVHTINGVEHVVGEANKGELCGEIGVLCYRPQLFTVRTKRLSQLLRLNRTTFLNIIQANVGDGTVIMNNLLKHLKEINDPIMEGVLLETEHMLARGRMDLPLSLCFATLRGDDHLLQKLLERGLDANESDNNGRTALHIAASQGNINCVLLLLDYGADPNSRDSEGNVPLWEAMLGNHEQVITVLKDNGATLLSGDVGQFSCTAAEQNKLDMLKQIIKHGGDVTIPKTNGSTALHVAVCEGNIEMVKFLLTQGANIDKPDDHGWTPRDLADQQGHHDIRKLFLSFKSTDKDYTELTKTASLMPFQRAESRHVQFLGRFKSDPMLIRPVYKDGDHEGHLSQPRQRRRVNNFHNSLFGIMSNSEKSVDLVSPRMTQFVKERNCRVVVSCPKKGDVVGKLVLLPQTFQELLDIGVRKFGFVASKVMNMEGAEIDEIELIRDGDHLVFDSEDGPSGQQVDGQNLR, encoded by the exons ATGGCGGAAATCTTCGACACTCACGTCAACAACAAACATGGCGTTTTTAGGGTTTCAATGTGCGGTGGCACTCAAGAACTCGAACAGATGTCCCGAGACGGTAGCCACAGCCACAGCCAGTACAGTCTCACCACCGCTATCCTACCCTCCCTCGGTGCTCGCAGCAACCGCCGTGTTAAACTCCGCAATTTCATCATATCTCCCTACGATCGCCGTTACAG GGCGTGGCAGACATATCTAGTCGTTTTGGTCCTGTACACCGCGTGGGTATCCCCGTTTGAATTCGGATATCTGAAAAGACCGCGACGACCACTCTCGATCATTGACAACGTTGTCAACGGATTCTTCGCAATTGATATTTTCCTTACATTCTTCTTAGCTTACCTTGACAAAAGTAGCTACCTTCTTGTGGACGATCGAAAGAAGATCGCTTGGAGATATATACGCACTGGGTTGGTGTTCGATGTCATTTCCACTATTCCTTCTGAGTTAGTTACAAAACTCTCCAGTGGTGACTTTCAAACCTATGGCTTGTTTAACATGTGTCGACTCTGGCGGTTGCGCAGAGTTAGTTCCTTATTCGCAAG ATTGGAGAAAGATAGGAACTTCAACTACTTCTGGGTCAGATGTGCCAAGCTTATTGCT GTTACACTTTTCGCGGTGCATTGTGCTGGTTGCTTCTACTATTACCTTGCAGCTCATTACCCGAATCCGGGTAAGACTTGGATCGGGTACGGTAATGAGAATTTCGAGAAAGAAAGTTTATGGATTCGCTATGTGACATCTATGTATTGGTCAATTACGACGTTGACCACTGTCGGATACGGTGATCTACATGCGCAAAACAGGAGGGAGATGATATTCGTCATATGCTATATGCTTTTTAATCTCGGAATGACATCGTATTTGATCGGTAACATGACCAACTTGGTTGTTCATGGAACCAGCAAAACTAGACAATTT AGGGATACGATCCAGGCTGCTTCAAGTTTCGCGCAGAGAAATCAGTTGCCAGCTCGTTTGCAAGATCAAATGCTTGCACACTTGTGCTTGAAATTTAGAACCGATTCAGAGGGACTTCAGCAACAAGAGAGCCTCGATTCGCTACCGAAAGCCATTCGATCGAGCAtttctcattttcttttttattCGCTTTTAGATAAGGCTTACTTATTTCACGGCGTGTCGAACGACTTGCTTTTTCAGCTG GTTTCGGAAATGAAAGCCGAATATTTTCCGCCAAAGGAAGATGTCATCTTGCAGAACGAAGCACCAACCGATTTCTATATTCTCGTTTCGGGAGCAGTA GAACTCGTGCACACGATAAATGGAGTTGAACATGTCGTCGGGGAAGCTAATAAAGGCGAACTTTGTGGTGAGATTGGGGTGCTTTGTTACAGACCACAACTCTTTACAGTTCGAACCAAACGGTTAAGCCAGTTACTTCGGTTGAACCGCACTACGTTTCTGAACATTATTCAAGCTAATGTCGGTGATGGGACCGTTATCATGAACAACCTTCTCAAG CATTTGAAAGAAATAAATGATCCGATTATGGAGGGGGTCTTACTAGAAACCGAGCATATGCTGGCGCGCGGTAGGATGGACTTGCCGTTGAGTTTATGCTTTGCGACACTTAGGGGAGATGATCATTTACTGCAGAAGTTGTTAGAACGCGGTCTTGATGCTAATGAGTCCGACAACAACGGAAGAACAGCCTTG CACATAGCGGCGTCACAAGGAAATATTAACTGTGTCCTGCTGCTGCTAGATTATGGAGCTGATCCAAATAGTAGAG ATTCAGAAGGTAATGTTCCATTATGGGAAGCCATGCTAGGAAACCATGAACAAGTGATCACAGTCTTAAAAGACAACGGCGCCACCTTATTATCCGGCGACGTCGGACAATTTTCGTGCACTGCCGCCGAGCAAAACAAGCTAGACATGCTAAAACAAATCATCAAACACGGCGGAGATGTAACCATCCCGAAAACGAACGGCTCAACAGCCCTCCACGTGGCAGTTTGCGAAGGCAACATCGAGATGGTGAAATTTTTATTAACCCAAGGCGCCAACATCGACAAACCGGACGACCACGGTTGGACCCCGAGAGACCTAGCAGACCAACAAGGCCACCACGATATTAGAAAACTGTTTTTATCGTTTAAGTCAACAGACAAAGACTACACAGAGTTGACCAAAACGGCGTCACTCATGCCATTTCAACGAGCCGAGTCGCGACACGTTCAGTTTCTTGGACGGTTTAAAAGTGACCCCATGTTGATCCGGCCCGTTTACAAAGATGGGGACCACGAGGGTCATTTGAGTCAACCTCGTCAAAGACGAAGGGTTAACAATTTTCATAACTCACTGTTCGGAATAATGTCGAACAGTGAGAAAAGCGTTGACTTGGTCTCTCCTCGGATGACACAGTTTGTTAAAGAGCGAAACTGTCGGGTGGTGGTTAGTTGTCCTAAGAAAGGCGATGTTGTCGGGAAGCTTGTGCTTTTGCCGCAAACGTTCCAAGAGTTGTTGGATATTGGTGTTAGGAAGTTCGGTTTCGTCGCGTCTAAGGTTATGAACATGGAGGGTGCTGAGATTGATGAGATTGAGTTGATTAGAGATGGTGATCACTTGGTTTTTGATAGTGAAGAtggtccaagtggtcaacaggttGATGGTCAGAATCTAAGATGA